One Rosa chinensis cultivar Old Blush chromosome 5, RchiOBHm-V2, whole genome shotgun sequence genomic region harbors:
- the LOC112201841 gene encoding histone H3.3a: MARTKQTARKSTGGKAPRKSLATKIAYKSAPSTAGGVKKPHRYRPGTVALREIRKYQKSTDLLIRKLPFQRLVRETAQNHKSDLRFNSHAVMALQEASEAYLVRLFEDTNLCSIHAKRVTIMPKDMQLARRIRGDLH, encoded by the coding sequence ATGGCTCGTACTAAGCAAACTGCTCGCAAGTCAACTGGAGGGAAAGCTCCAAGGAAGAGTTTGGCCACCAAGATTGCTTATAAGTCTGCCCCAAGCACCGCTGGAGGTGTGAAGAAGCCACACAGATACCGCCCTGGTACTGTTGCTCTTCGCGAAATCCGCAAGTACCAGAAAAGTACTGATCTCTTGATCAGGAAGCTGCCATTCCAGAGGCTTGTTCGTGAAACTGCGCAGAACCACAAGAGTGATCTGCGTTTTAATAGCCATGCGGTGATGGCATTGCAGGAGGCTTCTGAGGCTTACCTTGTGAGGCTGTTTGAGGATACGAATCTCTGCTCTATCCATGCAAAGCGAGTAACCATCATGCCGAAAGATATGCAGCTGGCTCGGAGGATCAGGGGTGATCTGCATTAG
- the LOC112164878 gene encoding putative 4-hydroxy-4-methyl-2-oxoglutarate aldolase 3 encodes MAFLATAEVCDTNTALLGSGDLRVLPPIFQMYGQRRAFSGPISTVKVFEDNVLVRELVGTRVEGRVLVIDGGGSMRSALLGGILAQLAQNMGWAGIVINGCIRDVDEINGCDIGVRALASHPVKPGKRGHGSKHVPINIAGTLIREGEWLYADSDGILVSTSELSI; translated from the coding sequence ATGGCTTTCTTAGCAACTGCTGAAGTTTGTGATACAAATACAGCTCTTTTGGGAAGTGGAGATTTGCGTGTCCTGCCACCAATATTTCAGATGTATGGACAACGTCGAGCATTCTCAGGCCCCATTTCCACTGTTAAGGTTTTTGAGGACAACGTTTTGGTTAGAGAGCTTGTCGGAACCAGAGTCGAGGGAAGAGTTTTAGTTATTGATGGGGGAGGAAGCATGAGAAGTGCTTTGCTAGGAGGGATTTTGGCACAGTTGGCTCAAAACATGGGATGGGCAGGGATTGTGATAAATGGCTGCATTAGAGATGTAGATGAGATCAATGGATGTGATATTGGGGTGAGAGCTTTGGCATCTCATCCCGTGAAGCCCGGCAAAAGAGGCCATGGCAGTAAGCATGTTCCGATCAACATTGCAGGAACCTTGATCCGCGAAGGGGAATGGTTGTATGCTGATAGTGATGGCATCCTTGTCTCCACATCTGAATTGTCTATCTGA